From the Streptomyces sp. NBC_01216 genome, the window ACGCAGCCGGAACATGGTGAAGGAGCTGCCCGCGGAGCCTCCCGAGCTGCCGCCGGGCGTCGAGACCCGCCCCATGACCGAGGCGGAGTACCCGGAGTGGGAGGCACGGGCCCGGCAGGGGTTCGCGCAGAGCTGGATCGACCGGGGTGTCCCGGCGGACCAGGCCCGCGCCAAGGCCGAGGCGAGCCACCGCGCCCATCTGCCGCAGGGTCTCGCCACGCCCGGGACCACGATCGAGGTGGTGCTGCGGGACGGGGCGCCGACCGGTTCCCTGTGGACCGGCCGGATCGAGTTCGAACCCGGCACCACCGGCGCCTACGTCTACGACGTCGAGATCGACGAGGCCCGGCGGGGCCAGGGCTACGGGCGCGCGCTCATGCTGCTCGCCGAGCGCGTCGCGCTGGACGCCGGGGAGAGCCTGCTCGGGCTGCACGTCTTCGCGGGGAACATCCCGGCGTTGCGGCTCTACGCCTCCCTCGGCTACCGCACGACCCACGTCAACAGCTTCAAGACGCTGGTGTGACGTCCGCTGCCCGTCCCGGACGGCGGGGGATTCCGGCAACGGCCGGCTGACCGAGTCGGTGGGTTCCCGCTTCGCCGCGCTGTGCCGGTGCGGGTACCGGTCCTATCCGCTCTCGACAGGCTGACACCGCCGGTCCGGCGGCCTCGGCGACCGTTGACCGCCGTGTTCGTCGACGTCCCGGTCGAGGACGGCCCCGCACACGACACCTTCGGGCGGCGGGCCTTCCGCGTTCCCGTGGGGTCAGCCCGCGAGCAGGCGGTCGGCGATCTCCTCGACACGGGCGCGGAGGCCCTGCTGGCTCTTGCCGCCGTCGAGACGCTCACCGCCGATCACATAGGTGGGGGTGCCGGTGACCTTGATCGCCTTCCCCTCGGCCTGGTCGGCGTCGACGGCCAGCAGGTGCCGTCCGTCGATCAGGGCGGTGTCGAACTCCTCAGCGTCCAGGCCCAGTTCGCCGGCAAGCTCGACGAGTAGCGACTCGCCCCGGTCGCCCAGCTCCGCGGTCCTGGCCAGCAGCGCCTCGACGTATGGTCCGCCGCTGCCCTGCTCGGCCGCTTCCTCCGCCGCCTGGGCCGCCGCGTAGGCGTGCTTGTTCTTCTCCAGCGGGAAGTGCCGCAGCCGCACGTCGATCCGGTCGCCGTACTTCTCCCTCAGCGCCCGCACGTCGTCGAGTGCCACGAAGCAATCCGGGCACTGGAGGTCGAACCAGGTCTCCAGGACGACGGGGGAGGCGGTGGTGGCGGTGGTGGACTCACTCATGGGAGCAGTCTCCCAGTAGGCCGCCGCGCGGCCCAACCGGGACCTGGGGAGGAGATCCCCCCGGCGCGACCCGGAGATCTCCCTGAGGTCGGACCCGGCCCATGGCCGCACACGGCCCGGACGGTGCAGGATGGAAGGGACGTATCACACTGTGCCGGGAGGACCGCATGCTTGCCGAGACCATTTGTTCCGCGGCGTCCGCGGCGGGGCTGGGCATCGCCGCGATCACGGCGTACCGCAAGCGGTTCCTCGCCGCGGCCAGGATCACGGCCTACGCACTGGTGCCCCTCGGCCTGGTCCTGACGGGCGCGGTCGAGTGGGCCTTCGACACCGTCTTCAGCCCGACCGCCTGGCTCGGGTTCGGGCTGCTCGGCGTGGCCTGGATGCTGTTCCTGTCCACCCGCGCGGTGGAGCGGCGCCGGGGTGGCCGGAAGGCGGCGGACCAGGGGGCCGGTCCGGAGGCCGTCGCCCCGGCCGCCTCCGCCCCCTCGCTCGGTCAGGGGCAGCATGGAGCGGCCCCGAAACCGAAGGACGCTCCCGCCGACGACTTCAGCGACATCGAGGCGATCCTGAAGAAACACGGGATCTGACACGAAGGGCACGGGACCCGGGGCGCGGATTCCCATCGCGCGAGACCGGAACATCCACGGAATGGGATGAACTCCCGCGCTCGTGGGGCGTGTTGCGGCGTGGCCGCAGTGCTTCCTGCGTCATCATCCCCCGAGATGCCGGATACCTCGCACGATCACGCCCCCGCCCCCGTCCCCGCCGAGTCGCGCGGCTGTCTGTTCGCGCTCTCCCAGCCACCCCTGATGATCTTCCTCGCGGTGATCGGTGTGCTGCTCCTGATGGGCGCCGTGCACGATCTCTTCCTGCTGTGAGGGGGACGTGACGGCGGCGGCCCCTCGCGCACCAGACCGCGTCCGCCTGCCCGGTCAGAGGCCACCCGGCAGGCTCTCAGCCGGCCGCTTCCTTGCGGCGCGCCCGGTAGGCGGCCACATGCAGGCGATTGCCGCAGGTGCGGCTGTCGCAGTAGCGGCGCGAGCGGTTGCGGGACAGGTCGACGAAGGCCCGGCCGCAGTCCGGCGCCTCGCAGCGCCGCAGCCGCTCCTGCTCGCCGGCCACGACGATGAACGCGAGGGCCATGCCACAGTCGGCGCCGAGGTGCTCGGCGACCGAGGCGCCCGGCGCGAAGTAGTGCACGTGCCAGTCGTAGCCGTCGTGGTCGGTGAGCTGTGGCGTGGTGCCCACCGCCGCGACCAGTTCGTTGACCAGCGTGGCCGCGATCCGGGCGTCCGGGGCGCCGAAGATGGCGGTGAACCTGCCCCGGACGTCCCGCACGGCCCGCAGGTCGCGCTCGCCGAGCTCACCGACGTCGCTGATGTCGTGGGCCAGGACGAAGGACCGGAGTGCGTCGAGGTCCGCGAGTTCGTCGGCACCGTCTCCCTGCGGTGCGGTGTTCATCAGATCGACGACGGTGTCGAGGGCGATCCGGGTGTCGTGGGGGATCAGCACGATTCGCTCCCTGGCAGGCTGCGGGCGGGCGCCCGCGGAATTGCGCTGACTCTAGCGGCTCCGCCCCCGCCCGCCCGGGGCGGTCCGCGCGCGGACGCCGATGACGCGCCACCGGGGCCGGAACCCGGCCCCGCCCCGCGGGGCGGGAAACGGGCGACGGCGCCCACCGCCGCGCCGGCTGCGCGAGGAGGACGCCGAAGTCTGCCGTATGTGGTTGTCCGCGCGGCGCCATCTCCCCGAGTCGGACGGCGCCGTGCGGCTCTCGGCCTGGCTCAGCTGTCGGCCAGGATGTGGGAGAGCTCGGTGTCGAGGTCGAAGTGCCGGTGCTCGGTGCCAGGTGGCACGGCCGCGTCGGTCCGCTTGAGGAACGACTCCAGGGCCCTCGCCGGGGCCTCGAGCAGGGCTTCGCCCTCGGGTGAACTCAACGCGATGCAGACGACGCCCTGACCGTGACTGCGGGACGGCCAGACTCTGACGTCGCCGGTGCCGGTGGGCCGGTGCAGCCCCTCGGCGAGAAGGTCGCGGGCGAAGACCCACTCGACCGTCTCCTCGGCTCCGGTGTGGAAGGTGGCGTGCACGGCATAGGGATCGGCCGTGTCATACCGCAGGCCCGCGGGTACAGGCAGTGAGGACTCGCTCGACACAACGAGGCGCAGGTGCAGCTCGCAGCTGACCGTGGTGTTCATAAGCGCCAGGGCCTTTCGCTCAGTGTGCGCTCGGGGATTCGCACGTCGGCGAAATCGACATGCCACCTACGGTGCCGTTGTAAACCCCTCTGTCTGTTTTGTGGTCGTTCAGGTAGCTCGTACGGGTGTGCGTGACTTGGGGTAATACCGCCATTCCGGTGAGGGCGCGAAATCCGGTAGGTTGGGGCCATGCATGCGGAGAGTGACGAGCGGGCCCGAGGGGCCGCACCCCAGGGGGAGGCCGAGCTCGGCTCCCGGGCCCCGGACTTCATCAAAGCCCGGCGAACGCTGCATCTGAGCTGGCAGGTCGGCGTCTTCGTCGTCGGTCTCGCCGTCGTCGGCGCCGGTGTCGTCATGCTGCCGCTGCCCGGCCCCGGATGGCTGGTCATCTTCGCGGGCATGGCGATCTGGGCGACCGAGTTCGTCTGGGCGCAGCTCGTGCTGCGCTGGACGAAGCGCAAGGTCACCGAGGCCGCCCAGCGCGCCCTCGACCCCCGGGTTCGCCGTCGGAACATCATCCTCACCACGCTCGGCCTGGTGATCATCGCGGTGCTCGCCGGGATCTACCTCTGGAAGTTCGGCTTCGTCATGCCGTGGAAGATCGACCAGTGACCTGGGACCGGCGTACGCCGGTCCCAGGTACCCGCTGACATGGGGTAATGTGAGCCGTGCGCCCGGGCGATTAGCTCAGTGGGAGAGCGCTTCGTTCACACCGAAGAGGTCACTGGTTCGAACCCAGTATCGCCCACCACCCGGACCGAAGGCCCGGAGACGGAAGACCGTCTTCGGGCCTTCGGCGTTCCCCGCCGCCGGGCGACACCGTCCGCTACCGCAGGCGGCCCAGCCCTTCCCGCAGCCGGCGAGCGTCCCTCAGTCGTTGCTCGTACGTCGCCCCCACGCCCAGCAGCAGCAGCCCCGCCAAGGCCGGCGGCAGCCAGCGCGGCAGTGCCTCCACGGCCCGCAGCACGTACGGGGCCAGCTCGTGCGTCCCGACCAGGAGCACCACCGCGCCGCCGAGCAGCAGCGGCGCCTGAAGCCGGAAGCGGGCCCCCAGCAGCGTCACCGCGAGCGCGGCGAGGCCCAGCAGCAGGGGACGCGGCCATGCCGGGTCCGCCCACACCGCGACGACGCCCGGCACCAGCGTCGCCGCCAGACCGGGACCGTAGGCCGTCCACGACGAAGCCCGCGGGTCGCGCCGCCGCCGCAGCGTCCCGACGACCAGTGCCGGCACGGTCACCGGCACGGTGTACGCCTCCGGCGCCGTCACGTCCCAGAGCGCGAGCCGCACCCAGGTGGCGAGCAGGAACAACGCCGCCGCGGTCCAGGAGGCGACCGGCCGCCGCTCGGGGCGTACCGCCGTCGCCGCCGCGAGGACTCCCGCCAGGGCGAGCACCAGGGCGAGCACGGCCGGCCTGGTGCTCGCGAGGCCGACGGACAGCAGTCCCACGGCGGCGCCCGTGAGCTCCACCGGCGCCGCGACCGGGTGGCGGCGCAGCCGTGCGCCCACCGCGGCGGTGACCGCCGGGACGGCGAGCAGCGCCACGGCCGTCAGGTGCGCCGGGAGCCCCGCGGCGCAGGCCCCGGCCACCACCAGCCCGGTCGCCGCGGCCACGGCCGCGCAGGCGGCGACGCTCCGCCGGGCCCCCTCGGCCAGGAACCCGGCCGCCGTGAACAGCCCGAGCAGCAGGCCCAGCGCGACGAAGGTGCCGCCCCGGGTGTCCAGCGCGACGGCCACGCAGCTCAGCGCGGACGCGAGTCCGCAGGCGAGACCCGAGCGCGCGAGGACCGTCTCCGGGGACACCGGCGTACCGGCGGCCTGCGGCCTCCCCGCGGGACCCTCCCCACCGGCGGGTCCGACAGGGACCGGTGTCCCCAGGGCCCGGGTCGCCGACTCCGGCCGGACCGCGACGAGCAGCGCCGCGGCGGTGGTCAGCAGCTGGAGCGCCGACGTCACGCCGTACGGCAGCCCCAGGGAGACGGGCAGGGCGGTCGCCAGGGCCCACACCAGGAACAGGGCGCCGCAGCGGGCCCACAGGCGCGGGACGAGGGCCAGGGCCACCGCTCCCAGGAGCAGGACCAGCGGAGCCGTCGCCGGGTACCAGGCGAGCAGCCGCTCGGCCCGCGGCCCCGACCACACCACCGTCGTCCGTGCGGCCGGGCCCACCAGCCCCGCCACGACCGGCGGCAGCGCCCAGAGCAGACCCAGCGCGAGGACCGCGGCTCCCGCGCCCGCGAGGCCCCGCCGCACCGCGCGCGGCGCCGCCGAGCGCCACGCCACCGCCACCACCGGCGCGCACAGCACGTACACCGGCACCACCCAGTCGGCCGGGACCACCGCGCGCAGCACCCCGCCGGCCGCCGCGACCACCGCGAGGCCCGCCACCACGGCGGCCGCCTCGGCGACGGGAACCATCCGCCACGCCACGTACAGCGCCGCCGCGGCGCCCGCCAGCAGCAGCGCCCCGGCCGGAACGGCCGACGACAGCGACAGCAGGCCGCCCGTCAGCAGTGCCCAGCCGCCCAGCGCGCCGCCGAGGCCCCCCGCCGTGACCCGTACCGCCGCGGGCTTCGCCCACCGGGCCAGGGCCAGGTCCGCCACGGCCGTGGCGAGCGCCGCCCAGGCCAGCGGGAGCGGTCCGCCGTGCGCGGCGAGAACCGCCAGCGGCAGCGGAAGCTGGGCCGCCACCACCGCCACCGGCAGCGGTCCCCGCAGCCGTCCGAGGGCCGAGCCGTAGGCCGCCCACGCTCCCGCGAGGACCGCCGTCGCCACGGCCGCGTACCCGAGGGCGTCCGTGTCCGGGAGCGCCGCCCGGCGCAGCGCGTAAGCGTCCAGCGCCATCAGCGCCAGGCCGAGCGCCGCCAGCGACTCGGCCGTGGACACCAGACCGCGACGCAGCAGCACGGGAGGCGCGAGGAGCGCGGCCGAGGTCACCGCGCACAGCACGGCCGCTCGTCCGGCGATGCCCATCGAACCCCAGCTGACCAGGGTGAAGGCGATCGCCGCGATCGTCAGCAGGGCGCCGCCCAGCGTCAGCAGGAGGTTCTGCGCGCCCCGCGGCGTGACGTCCGCGCGCGGACGCGCGGGGCCGGCCGGCCGCCAGGTGGCCGGCGGCGCCGAGGGCCCCGCCGCCGGAGCGGCGAGGACCCTCAGCAGCCAGGCCCGGCGGGCCAGCAACTGGGACCTGCGGGCGTCGAGTCGGGCTAGCTCGCGGTCGACGAGCACCAGTTCGTCCGCGGGCGGCAGGCTGTTCTCCATGTCCGGAGTGTGTCCCCGGAGGTGCCCTGGCGGAATGCGCGCGGGTACTCATCTCCCGGTCTGAGTACGTCGCGCGAGGAAGCGCGTGGTGCGTGGCGGGGGGCGGCGCGTCGCGGGAGCGTCCGCCGGCCCGCGTTCCCGCTCCCCGGGACGGGCGCCGGACGCAGCGACCACGCGGTGCCGTCCCGCGCGGTTTGAACGAGGCCCGCCGGGACCTGTATGGTTCAACCCGTTCCCGGGCGATTAGCTCAGCGGGAGAGCACTTCGTTCACACCGAAGGGGTCACTGGTTCGATCCCAGTATCGCCCACCGGGAGAGGCCGGTCCGTCACAAGACGGACCGGCCTTCCGCATGTCCGAGCCGGAACGCCCGGCCGGAACGCCTGAGCGGACGTCTCACGCGGCCGTGCGCAGCTCCGGCCGCAACGGCCACGCCGGATCCACCGCCTCCGGCGTCCCGTTGCGCGCGAACCACGCCTGAAGACCGCGTGCCTGCGCCGCGTGCCACACCGCCTGCAGGGTGTGCAGCTCCGCCGGTGACAGCCGTTCGAGGCGGGACGCGAAGCGCCGCGCCACCGCCCGGACGACGTCCAGTGCGGCCGTCGCGTCCGCCGCCGCGTCGTGCGCGCCGTCCAGCACCACGTCGTACTGCTCGCACAGGTCGGTCAGCGTCCGCCGGCCCTTGCGGTAGCGGTCCAGGTGCTTGTCCAGCACTCGCGGATCGAGCACGCACAACGGTGTGTTCTGGAGGTAGCGACTCAGCGAGGAGGCGCGGTGCCGGCGCAGCTCGCGGTCCAGGATCGTCAGGTCGAAGGGTGCGTTCATCACCACCAGCGGCCGGCCGGCCGCGCACTGCTCGGCGAGCGCACGCGCCAGCTCCTCCATCACGGGAGCCGGCCAGCGTCCGTTCCGCTGAAGGTGATCATCCGTCAGGCCGTGTACCGCGGTGGCCGCTTCCGGAACCGGCAGCCCGGGATTGACGAGCCAGCGCGTCACTCGCGGACGCCCGCCCGCCGCGTCCTGGACGACGAGGGCGGCCGAGACGATCCGGTCCTCCTCGACGTCGACTCCTGTGGTTTCCGTGTCGAATGAGGCCAGGGGCCCCTCGTACCAGTGCGTCATCCCCGAACTCCTCGCACCTGTGCGGCAGATGGCGGTCCCTCTGCCCGATTCGGTGATACCCGGGCTGTTTGCGTCGTACGCGGGGCGGTGACAACACAGATGACGGGGAAGGGAATTGACATGGCGCTCGCCCAGCCCGAATCGGGAGGGCTGCCGCCCCAGCGGACAGCACCGCTCCGTGGCTCGCTCGCCACCACCGCCTGTATGGAGACACTTCAGGTGGGGTACCTGCACGCGGTCGCGGCGGCGGCGGGCTGCTCGCTGTCGCAGCCGTTCCCGGACAACGGCATCGACTGGCACGTGAGCCACAGTGCTCCCGGCCACACCGTGGACGACGAAGTGACCATCAAGGTGCAGCTCAAGTGCACCTACCAGCTGCCGCCGAGAACTCCGGGACCCGCGTCCGCGGCGTTCTCCTTCACCCTCGACAACGACCACCTGGCGAAGCTCGCGCGGACCCCGGTGTCGGTGCACAAGATCCTCGTCGTGATGCTCGTCCCGCGCTCCCAGGAGGACTGGCTGCGGGCCGGACACGACCGGCTGGACCTGAGGCACTGCTGCTACTGGACCAACCTGGCCGGCCATCCGGTCACGGGACGGCGCCGGACCACCGTGCGCATCCCGACGGCACGGATCTTCGACGACCGGGCGCTCTGCGAGATCATGGCCCGCGTCGGCGGGGGAGGGAGACCCTGATGCACCGGCCGACCGACGAGCCGGAGGACGGGGCGGGCCCCGGCTCCGCGCCCCCGCCCTTCCGTCCCCACCCCACGTTCGCCGACCTTCCGGGGCCCTGGAGCGGTGGAACCGCCGCGCCCGCCGGCCCCTGGGCGGACGCCGGCGGCCCACCGGACCCCGGCCGCGTCGACCCGCTCGTCCTCGGCGCGCTGCTCGCCCGCCACGGCTGGCGACGGCGCGGCGGGGCCCCCGGCCGCTACAGCCGTTGGACGCCACCGGGATCGGCCACCGGAAGCCTCCTGGTGCCCGAGAGCAGTGCCTTCCCGGACTGCGAGGACCTGCTGGGCGAGGCGCTGACCGCCCTCGCCCGCAGCGCCGCGCCGTCCGCCCGGGAGGTGCTGATCGGGCTGACCCTGCCCAGTGACGAGATCCGCTGGTGGCGGGACGTCCCGCCGGGCCCCTCCGGTACCGTCCCGTGGGCCGTGCAGGAGCGGTTCCGGTCCGCGGCCCGCCAGCTCCTGCTCGCCGGCGCCCTCGCCGTGCGCGGCCGGGCCGGCTACTACGGCGCACGGCACCGCCGCCAGGCCCAGGCGTCCCTGGCGGCCGTCGCCGTCGGCGCCGCCCCCGACGGCCGTGGCCTGACCGCTTTCGTGCCCGTCGACACCGGGCGGGCGATCGCGGTGCGGCTCTACCACGCGCTCTACGCCGCCCGGGAGGCCACCGACTACCAGCGGGCCACCGGAGGCATGGAAGCCTTCGACGCCGCCGTCGCCGCCGGGGTGAGCCGGGAGCTGACCGAGTCCCTCGTCGCCCTGGTCCGGGGCAGCGAAGGAGCCAGGATCGCCCTGGAGTGGGCACCCGCCGCCGGAACCCCCGAGGGCTGCGCCGCCCGGCCCGAACCGGTCGAGTTCTCGGCGGGCGATCTGCCCGCGCTGCGGGAGGCCGGCGCCCGCTACCTCACCGGCGAGCCGTCCGTGCCCGTACGGATCACCGGGGCCGTCGTCCGGATGCGCCGCTCCGGCCCGCGCGGCGAGGGCACCGTACGGCTGCGGGTGCTGGCCGGCGCCGAGGTCCCGCACGTCCGCGTCGTCCTGGACGAGGAGTCGTACCGGACCGCCGGCCACGCCCACCTGGTCGGCCTGCCCATCCGGGTCGTGGGCCGCCTCGAGAGCCGGGGCGGCTTCCGGAGGCTGACCGACGCCTCCTCCGTCGTTCCGGTGCAGGTGGACGAGGCGGAGCGGGACCGGCTGATGAAGTCGCTGCACGAGAACCTCGACTACTTCGAGGAGGCGTGCGGTCCGGGCGAGTGAGCGCGGATATGTTTCGCGGGGGGCCTCCCCGGCTCGGTACGATCGACGGCGACGCGGCACCTCGTCTCTGCCGCGCGCCGCCGGCGCCGGCACTTCGTCTCTGCCGGCCCCCCAAGTGAGAGAAGCACCAGTGTCTGAAGTCCGTGTGACCGTCCAGTCCGCCTCCGGAGCCGAGGAACGGGCGGTGAGCGCGGGCACCACCGCCGGCGCGCTGTTCGCCGACGACCGGTCCGTGATCGCCGCCCGCGTCGACGGCGAGCTGAGGGACCTCACCTGCGTCGTCGCCGACGGCGAGGTCGTCGAGCCGGTCGAGATCTCCTCCCCGGACGGTCTCGACATCCTGCGCCACTCCACCGCGCATGTGATGGCCCAGGCCGTCCAGGAGCTGTTCCCCGAGGCCAAGCTCGGCATCGGCCCGCCGGTCCGGGACGGCTTCTACTACGACTTCGACGTCGAGAAGCCCTTCACGCCGGAGGACCTCAAGGCCGTCGAGAAGAAGATGCAGGAGATCCAGAAGCGCGGCCAGCGCTTCTCACGCCGTGTGGTCACCGACGAGGCGGCCCGCGAGGAGCTCGCGGACGAGCCGTACAAGCTGGAGCTGGTCGGCCTCAAGGGCGCGGCCTCCAGCGACGACGGCGCGGACGTCGAGGTCGGCGGCGCCGAGCTGACCATCTACGACAACCTCGACGCCAAGACCGGCGACCTGTGCTGGAAGGACCTCTGCCGCGGCCCGCACCTGCCCACCACGCGCAACATCCCCGCGTTCAAGCTGATGCGCAACGCCGCCGCCTACTGGCGCGGCAGCGAGAAGAACCCGATGCTCCAGCGTATCTACGGCACCGCGTGGCCCTCGAAGGAGGAGCTGAAGGCGCACCTCGACTTCCTCGCCGAGGCCGAGAAGCGCGACCACCGCAAGCTCGGCAACGAGCTCGACCTCTTCTCCGTCCCCGACGAGATCGGCTCCGGCCTCGCCGTCTTCCACCCCAAGGGCGGCATCATCCGCCGGACCATGGAGGACTACTCGCGCCGCCGCCACGAGGAGGAGGGCTACGAGTTCGTCTACTCTCCGCACGCCACCAAGGGCGCCCTCTTCGAGAAGAGCGGGCACCTCGACTGGTACGCGGAGGGCATGTACCCCCCCATGCAGCTCGACGGTGGTACCGACTACTACCTCAAGCCGATGAACTGCCCCATGCACAACCTGATCTTCGACGCGCGCGGCCGCTCCTACCGTGAGCTGCCGCTGCGCCTGTTCGAGTTCGGCACCGTGTACCGCTACGAGAAGTCCGGCGTCGTGCACGGCCTGACCCGGGCCCGCGGCTTCACCCAGGACGACGCCCACATCTACTGCACCCGCGAGCAGATGGCGGAGGAGCTCGACCGCACCCTCACCTTCGTCCTCAACCTGCTCCGCGACTACGGCCTGA encodes:
- a CDS encoding GNAT family N-acetyltransferase, whose translation is MTTTLRPVEPLQQTPGGGRARTYDVCVNSRRVGSVRLATVPGFGPGAGEITALAIDEPDRRRGRGTVAALAGEEILRGWGCGRIHVSVPAGADAALRMTTALGYTERSRNMVKELPAEPPELPPGVETRPMTEAEYPEWEARARQGFAQSWIDRGVPADQARAKAEASHRAHLPQGLATPGTTIEVVLRDGAPTGSLWTGRIEFEPGTTGAYVYDVEIDEARRGQGYGRALMLLAERVALDAGESLLGLHVFAGNIPALRLYASLGYRTTHVNSFKTLV
- a CDS encoding DsbA family protein, whose product is MSESTTATTASPVVLETWFDLQCPDCFVALDDVRALREKYGDRIDVRLRHFPLEKNKHAYAAAQAAEEAAEQGSGGPYVEALLARTAELGDRGESLLVELAGELGLDAEEFDTALIDGRHLLAVDADQAEGKAIKVTGTPTYVIGGERLDGGKSQQGLRARVEEIADRLLAG
- a CDS encoding CGNR zinc finger domain-containing protein, with the protein product MLIPHDTRIALDTVVDLMNTAPQGDGADELADLDALRSFVLAHDISDVGELGERDLRAVRDVRGRFTAIFGAPDARIAATLVNELVAAVGTTPQLTDHDGYDWHVHYFAPGASVAEHLGADCGMALAFIVVAGEQERLRRCEAPDCGRAFVDLSRNRSRRYCDSRTCGNRLHVAAYRARRKEAAG
- a CDS encoding SsgA family sporulation/cell division regulator; translation: MNTTVSCELHLRLVVSSESSLPVPAGLRYDTADPYAVHATFHTGAEETVEWVFARDLLAEGLHRPTGTGDVRVWPSRSHGQGVVCIALSSPEGEALLEAPARALESFLKRTDAAVPPGTEHRHFDLDTELSHILADS
- a CDS encoding TIGR02611 family protein, whose protein sequence is MHAESDERARGAAPQGEAELGSRAPDFIKARRTLHLSWQVGVFVVGLAVVGAGVVMLPLPGPGWLVIFAGMAIWATEFVWAQLVLRWTKRKVTEAAQRALDPRVRRRNIILTTLGLVIIAVLAGIYLWKFGFVMPWKIDQ
- a CDS encoding SCO7613 C-terminal domain-containing membrane protein, whose translation is MENSLPPADELVLVDRELARLDARRSQLLARRAWLLRVLAAPAAGPSAPPATWRPAGPARPRADVTPRGAQNLLLTLGGALLTIAAIAFTLVSWGSMGIAGRAAVLCAVTSAALLAPPVLLRRGLVSTAESLAALGLALMALDAYALRRAALPDTDALGYAAVATAVLAGAWAAYGSALGRLRGPLPVAVVAAQLPLPLAVLAAHGGPLPLAWAALATAVADLALARWAKPAAVRVTAGGLGGALGGWALLTGGLLSLSSAVPAGALLLAGAAAALYVAWRMVPVAEAAAVVAGLAVVAAAGGVLRAVVPADWVVPVYVLCAPVVAVAWRSAAPRAVRRGLAGAGAAVLALGLLWALPPVVAGLVGPAARTTVVWSGPRAERLLAWYPATAPLVLLLGAVALALVPRLWARCGALFLVWALATALPVSLGLPYGVTSALQLLTTAAALLVAVRPESATRALGTPVPVGPAGGEGPAGRPQAAGTPVSPETVLARSGLACGLASALSCVAVALDTRGGTFVALGLLLGLFTAAGFLAEGARRSVAACAAVAAATGLVVAGACAAGLPAHLTAVALLAVPAVTAAVGARLRRHPVAAPVELTGAAVGLLSVGLASTRPAVLALVLALAGVLAAATAVRPERRPVASWTAAALFLLATWVRLALWDVTAPEAYTVPVTVPALVVGTLRRRRDPRASSWTAYGPGLAATLVPGVVAVWADPAWPRPLLLGLAALAVTLLGARFRLQAPLLLGGAVVLLVGTHELAPYVLRAVEALPRWLPPALAGLLLLGVGATYEQRLRDARRLREGLGRLR
- a CDS encoding 3'-5' exonuclease, whose amino-acid sequence is MTHWYEGPLASFDTETTGVDVEEDRIVSAALVVQDAAGGRPRVTRWLVNPGLPVPEAATAVHGLTDDHLQRNGRWPAPVMEELARALAEQCAAGRPLVVMNAPFDLTILDRELRRHRASSLSRYLQNTPLCVLDPRVLDKHLDRYRKGRRTLTDLCEQYDVVLDGAHDAAADATAALDVVRAVARRFASRLERLSPAELHTLQAVWHAAQARGLQAWFARNGTPEAVDPAWPLRPELRTAA
- a CDS encoding DUF4365 domain-containing protein produces the protein MALAQPESGGLPPQRTAPLRGSLATTACMETLQVGYLHAVAAAAGCSLSQPFPDNGIDWHVSHSAPGHTVDDEVTIKVQLKCTYQLPPRTPGPASAAFSFTLDNDHLAKLARTPVSVHKILVVMLVPRSQEDWLRAGHDRLDLRHCCYWTNLAGHPVTGRRRTTVRIPTARIFDDRALCEIMARVGGGGRP
- the thrS gene encoding threonine--tRNA ligase; its protein translation is MSEVRVTVQSASGAEERAVSAGTTAGALFADDRSVIAARVDGELRDLTCVVADGEVVEPVEISSPDGLDILRHSTAHVMAQAVQELFPEAKLGIGPPVRDGFYYDFDVEKPFTPEDLKAVEKKMQEIQKRGQRFSRRVVTDEAAREELADEPYKLELVGLKGAASSDDGADVEVGGAELTIYDNLDAKTGDLCWKDLCRGPHLPTTRNIPAFKLMRNAAAYWRGSEKNPMLQRIYGTAWPSKEELKAHLDFLAEAEKRDHRKLGNELDLFSVPDEIGSGLAVFHPKGGIIRRTMEDYSRRRHEEEGYEFVYSPHATKGALFEKSGHLDWYAEGMYPPMQLDGGTDYYLKPMNCPMHNLIFDARGRSYRELPLRLFEFGTVYRYEKSGVVHGLTRARGFTQDDAHIYCTREQMAEELDRTLTFVLNLLRDYGLTDFYLELSTKDPEKFVGSDEVWEEATAVLRQVAEKQGLPLTPDPGGAAFYGPKISVQARDAIGRTWQMSTVQLDFNLPERFDLEYTGPDGTKQRPVMIHRALFGSIERFFAVLLEHYAGAMPPWLAPVQAVGIPIGDAHVEYLQDFAAEARKKGLRVEVDASSDRMQKKIRNQQKQKVPFMIIVGDEDMAAGTVSFRYRDGSQENGVPRDEALAKLADVVERRVQV